One Cupriavidus taiwanensis LMG 19424 DNA segment encodes these proteins:
- a CDS encoding cytochrome c oxidase subunit 3 family protein — translation MNADAVFKVSRDDFGGNPSGENAANRHPHRRAPASIGLWVFMGVVTSLFALFLTAYALRMDSPDWHRIALPWQVWLSTALLAAGSVAMSVASRAAGRGEMATARRALRLGGLGAAAFVASQLWAWQALGAMQVMPAGNPAGSFFYLLTAMHGLHVLGGLAGWGFAMSARGSGEAAVLRLRLCARYWHFLLAVWAVLLAALGWLTPELVRYICGTA, via the coding sequence ATGAACGCCGACGCCGTCTTCAAGGTCAGCCGCGACGACTTCGGCGGCAACCCTTCGGGCGAGAACGCCGCCAACCGCCACCCGCACCGCCGCGCGCCGGCAAGCATCGGCCTGTGGGTATTCATGGGCGTGGTCACGTCGCTGTTCGCACTGTTCCTGACCGCCTATGCGCTGCGCATGGATAGCCCGGACTGGCACCGCATCGCGCTGCCCTGGCAGGTATGGCTGTCGACCGCGCTGCTGGCCGCGGGCAGCGTGGCGATGTCGGTGGCCTCGCGCGCCGCGGGCCGGGGCGAGATGGCCACGGCCAGGCGGGCACTGCGCCTGGGCGGTCTGGGGGCGGCCGCCTTCGTCGCCTCGCAGCTGTGGGCGTGGCAGGCGCTGGGCGCAATGCAGGTAATGCCGGCCGGCAATCCGGCGGGCAGCTTCTTCTACCTGCTGACCGCGATGCACGGCCTGCACGTGCTGGGCGGACTGGCGGGCTGGGGCTTTGCCATGTCGGCGCGCGGCAGTGGCGAGGCGGCGGTGCTGCGCCTGCGGCTGTGCGCGCGCTACTGGCACTTCCTGCTGGCGGTATGGGCGGTACTGCTGGCGGCGCTCGGGTGGCTCACGCCCGAACTGGTGCGCTATATCTGCGGCACGGCCTAG
- a CDS encoding cytochrome c oxidase subunit II, giving the protein MAMAIALVVMVAASVLFHFLSPWWATPLASNWKQMDDTLTITLVITGIFFIGINLFVGYIVWRFRHDAPHPRGGTGHRASYHPENSRLELWLIGGTTLGVILLLAPGLFVYADYVRPPREAMVMEVVGQQWSWAFRFPGKSGQLGASDARFVTGANPLGLDPDDPRGLDNIVIVGPEVHLPLNQPVKVLLRSKDVLHDFYVPPFRARMNMVPGMVTSFWFTPTQTGRFDILCAQLCGVGHYNMRGTVVVEEPAAFEAWLAKQQTFAMTLAKAAAPPAAMAAAAPGAAGAAGTIEKGRALAQSKGCAGCHSIDGNPGVGPTWKGLYGKTETFADGSSARVDDAFLHKEIADPHARLIKGYGPVMPKLPISDDEIAALTAYIKSVGSGAADAGMVAPVAPADVPAGAAATTSAATTAAAGSAAPAATAGAASGTYTTSTAVAVPPTAAPAPPRQ; this is encoded by the coding sequence ATGGCGATGGCCATCGCACTCGTGGTCATGGTTGCCGCATCGGTGCTCTTTCATTTCCTGAGCCCGTGGTGGGCAACGCCGCTGGCGTCCAACTGGAAACAGATGGACGACACGCTGACCATTACCCTCGTCATCACCGGTATCTTCTTTATCGGCATCAACCTGTTCGTCGGCTACATCGTCTGGCGCTTTCGCCATGATGCGCCGCATCCCCGCGGCGGCACCGGCCATCGCGCGTCCTACCACCCGGAGAACAGCAGGCTGGAGCTCTGGCTGATCGGCGGCACCACGCTGGGCGTGATCTTGCTGCTGGCCCCGGGCCTGTTCGTCTATGCCGACTACGTGCGCCCGCCGCGCGAGGCGATGGTGATGGAAGTGGTGGGGCAGCAGTGGTCGTGGGCGTTTCGCTTTCCCGGCAAGAGCGGACAGCTGGGCGCTTCGGACGCGCGCTTCGTCACCGGCGCGAATCCCCTTGGGCTGGACCCGGACGATCCGCGCGGGCTGGACAACATCGTGATCGTTGGCCCGGAGGTGCATCTGCCGCTGAACCAGCCGGTCAAGGTGCTGCTGCGCTCCAAGGACGTACTCCATGACTTTTACGTGCCGCCGTTCCGCGCGCGCATGAACATGGTGCCTGGCATGGTGACGTCGTTCTGGTTCACGCCCACGCAAACGGGACGCTTCGACATCCTGTGCGCGCAGCTGTGCGGCGTGGGGCATTACAACATGCGCGGCACGGTGGTGGTGGAGGAGCCGGCTGCCTTCGAGGCGTGGCTGGCGAAGCAGCAGACCTTTGCCATGACGCTGGCGAAGGCCGCGGCGCCGCCGGCGGCGATGGCCGCCGCAGCGCCCGGCGCCGCGGGCGCCGCAGGCACCATCGAGAAGGGCCGTGCGCTGGCGCAGAGCAAGGGCTGCGCCGGCTGCCACAGCATCGATGGCAATCCGGGGGTAGGGCCGACCTGGAAGGGCCTGTACGGCAAGACCGAGACCTTTGCCGACGGCAGCAGCGCCAGGGTGGACGATGCCTTCCTGCACAAGGAAATTGCCGACCCGCACGCGCGGCTGATCAAGGGCTACGGTCCGGTGATGCCCAAGCTGCCGATCAGCGACGACGAGATCGCGGCGCTGACCGCGTATATCAAGTCCGTCGGCAGCGGTGCCGCGGACGCCGGCATGGTGGCGCCGGTGGCGCCGGCGGACGTGCCGGCCGGCGCGGCCGCCACCACCAGCGCCGCGACCACGGCGGCCGCCGGTTCGGCAGCGCCCGCGGCCACGGCCGGCGCGGCGTCTGGCACCTATACCACTTCGACGGCCGTCGCGGTGCCGCCCACGGCCGCGCCCGCGCCGCCGCGCCAGTGA
- a CDS encoding DUF748 domain-containing protein produces MAFKQSIQAAATVAATPRGRLAMRVAGGVAAALAVFGLAGYFGGPPLIKHLVEKQATEALGRKVTLGQAQVRPFELAATLTDLTIYERDGKTPALTLGEVQADTSLASVWHLAPVVDNLHVDRLAVHVVRGADGRMSFADVQEKFAALPPKPADAEPARFSVNNIAVTGSSVRYDDKLLDTTLRVDNLTLTLPFLSNLPHDVEIVTRPTLSAQVNGTPLALDGEVLPFADSRQTRLNINLDGLEVARMMAFAPTLRDAEVKSGKLDTRLTVAFRQQQDTQEMVVTGSAALRDAEVRTRAGQPLIRSGKLAVDIARLEPLAHRAQLRSVEIEGLAVEAARRADGSLNLATAFLPQAVSRSTDGVAPAPAPASAVPAAPATAAKEVPWRYAVDRIVVRQARLGFEDALAPSGPGKLALGPLDAEVKGFAGTDGDKPVRVEATLTVADGQTLHHTGDLLLRDGSMAGTLETTGLRPQGFAAWWPRELRSQFGTTAVNAELHYRMAWGTPQFQFVLEKSRLELAPLYVATRDPVVMPAGAAPRASEANAQAAEQGPARRTRDRNADRNADRNADRDGAALPLLQAQKLVLDDIQFDLAKQTFATSQVTLAQPQIAATRDHRGELLEMARLWATESAQQARAAPRRAAAASANGANGANGAAAGGGWKASIGKVVVEGGSARLADYQPAQANRGRPVIHQFRNIGLTTGAVAWPLTPAAVPVRLHAESGRRGVIGVDGTVLPALPASRLQLDLRQVDVSPLQPYLADRFNAALRSGTLTVKGRLNVDAPAGKPLAAHFNGNVQAGNVRTVDRVSGDDFLRWRSLAVSGIDFAMDESKGPMRVGLGNIALSDFYARVILNANGRLNLQDVLAGGAEKGEAAPSTSLTQANPASAPASAVPVQAGDTRTAQVEQKPGGPKPQIRIGGVSVDKGNINFSDFFVKPNYTANLTGMKGSVSKVSSGDPTPADLVLDGRIDDDAPVNISGKLNPLGEQLFLDIAAKASGVELTRLTPYAAKYAGYPITKGKLTVDVAYKIENGKLDARNHLFLDQLTFGDRVDSPDATKLPVLLAVSLLKDRNGVIDVNLPVSGSLSDPEFSIGGVIVRVIVNLLTKAITSPFSLIASAFGGSGEELGYVEFAPGTATLTPAAKDKIAKLGQALNDRPSLRLEISGRIDPATDEAGARRAWLDARVAEQKRREQRDNAQAGGQAGDDEAVEQGANVKVSKAEYPKYLEQVYKRTSMKKPRNFVGFAKTLPPEEMEKLLMANATVTDADLKRLAEQRALVVKQALEREGKVPESRLFLTAPRLSAEGIKDKGTPNRVDFSIRG; encoded by the coding sequence ATGGCATTCAAGCAATCCATCCAGGCGGCGGCCACGGTGGCTGCCACGCCCCGCGGCCGGCTGGCCATGCGGGTCGCGGGCGGCGTCGCGGCGGCGCTCGCGGTGTTCGGGCTGGCAGGTTATTTCGGCGGTCCGCCGCTGATCAAGCACCTGGTCGAGAAGCAGGCGACCGAGGCGCTCGGGCGCAAGGTCACGCTGGGGCAGGCGCAGGTACGGCCCTTTGAACTGGCGGCCACACTGACGGACCTGACCATCTATGAGCGTGATGGCAAGACCCCGGCACTGACGCTGGGCGAGGTGCAGGCCGATACCTCGCTGGCCTCGGTCTGGCACCTGGCCCCGGTGGTCGATAACCTGCATGTCGACCGGCTGGCCGTGCACGTGGTGCGCGGCGCCGACGGCCGCATGAGCTTTGCCGATGTGCAGGAAAAGTTCGCGGCGCTGCCGCCCAAGCCTGCCGATGCCGAGCCGGCGCGCTTCTCGGTGAACAACATCGCGGTGACCGGCAGCAGCGTGCGCTATGACGACAAGCTGCTCGACACCACCCTGCGCGTCGACAACCTGACGCTGACGCTGCCGTTCCTGTCCAACCTGCCGCACGACGTCGAGATCGTGACCCGGCCCACGCTGAGCGCGCAGGTCAACGGCACGCCGCTGGCGCTGGACGGCGAGGTGCTGCCTTTCGCCGATTCGCGCCAGACCCGGCTCAACATCAACCTCGACGGGCTCGAGGTGGCGCGGATGATGGCGTTCGCGCCGACGCTGCGCGACGCCGAGGTCAAGTCCGGCAAGCTCGATACGCGCCTGACGGTGGCGTTCCGCCAGCAGCAGGACACGCAGGAGATGGTGGTGACGGGCAGCGCCGCGCTGCGAGATGCCGAGGTGCGCACGCGCGCCGGGCAGCCGCTGATCCGCAGCGGCAAGCTGGCGGTCGATATCGCCAGGCTGGAGCCGCTGGCGCACCGCGCGCAGCTGCGCAGCGTCGAGATCGAAGGGCTGGCGGTAGAGGCGGCGCGCCGCGCCGACGGCTCGCTGAACCTGGCCACGGCATTCCTGCCGCAGGCGGTAAGCCGATCCACCGATGGCGTGGCCCCGGCACCCGCGCCGGCCTCGGCCGTGCCGGCGGCGCCCGCGACGGCGGCAAAGGAGGTGCCATGGCGCTATGCGGTCGACCGCATCGTCGTCAGGCAGGCCCGGCTGGGATTCGAAGATGCGCTGGCGCCATCGGGCCCGGGCAAGCTCGCGCTCGGGCCGCTCGATGCCGAGGTCAAGGGTTTTGCCGGCACCGACGGCGACAAGCCCGTGCGCGTCGAGGCCACGCTGACCGTGGCCGACGGCCAGACCCTGCACCACACCGGCGACCTGCTGCTACGCGACGGATCGATGGCCGGCACGCTGGAAACCACCGGATTGCGCCCGCAGGGATTTGCCGCCTGGTGGCCGCGCGAGCTGCGCAGCCAGTTCGGCACCACCGCCGTCAATGCGGAACTGCACTACCGCATGGCGTGGGGCACGCCGCAGTTCCAGTTCGTGCTGGAAAAATCGCGGCTGGAGCTGGCGCCGCTGTACGTTGCCACGCGCGACCCGGTGGTGATGCCGGCTGGCGCCGCACCGCGCGCGAGCGAGGCGAATGCGCAAGCCGCGGAGCAGGGTCCCGCCCGCCGCACGCGCGACCGCAACGCCGACCGCAACGCCGACCGCAACGCTGACCGCGACGGTGCCGCGCTGCCGCTGCTGCAGGCGCAGAAGCTGGTGCTGGACGATATCCAGTTCGACCTCGCCAAACAGACCTTTGCCACCAGCCAGGTTACGCTGGCGCAGCCGCAGATCGCCGCCACCCGCGATCATCGCGGTGAATTGCTCGAGATGGCGCGGTTGTGGGCGACGGAATCCGCGCAGCAGGCGCGCGCGGCGCCGCGGCGCGCCGCGGCGGCCAGCGCGAATGGCGCCAATGGAGCCAATGGCGCTGCGGCGGGCGGCGGCTGGAAGGCCAGTATTGGCAAGGTGGTGGTGGAAGGCGGCAGTGCCCGGCTGGCGGACTACCAGCCGGCCCAGGCCAACCGCGGCCGCCCGGTGATCCACCAGTTCCGCAATATCGGCCTGACCACCGGCGCGGTGGCCTGGCCGCTCACGCCGGCGGCGGTGCCGGTCAGGCTGCATGCCGAATCCGGCCGCCGCGGCGTGATCGGCGTCGATGGCACGGTGTTGCCGGCGCTGCCGGCCAGCCGTCTGCAGCTGGACCTGCGCCAGGTCGATGTCAGCCCGTTGCAGCCTTACCTGGCTGACCGCTTCAACGCCGCGCTGCGCAGCGGCACGCTCACGGTCAAGGGCCGGCTCAATGTCGATGCGCCTGCCGGCAAGCCGCTTGCCGCGCATTTCAACGGCAATGTGCAGGCCGGCAATGTGCGCACGGTCGATCGCGTCAGCGGCGACGATTTCTTGCGCTGGCGCTCGCTGGCGGTGTCCGGCATCGACTTTGCGATGGACGAGAGCAAGGGGCCGATGCGCGTGGGCCTCGGCAATATCGCGCTGTCGGATTTCTACGCCCGCGTGATCCTGAACGCCAACGGCCGCCTGAACCTGCAGGACGTGCTGGCCGGCGGCGCGGAGAAGGGCGAGGCGGCGCCGTCCACCAGCCTGACGCAAGCCAACCCGGCCTCGGCCCCGGCGTCAGCCGTGCCGGTGCAGGCCGGCGACACGCGCACGGCCCAGGTCGAGCAGAAGCCGGGCGGCCCCAAGCCGCAGATCCGCATTGGCGGGGTCTCGGTCGACAAGGGCAACATCAATTTCTCGGACTTCTTCGTCAAGCCGAACTACACCGCCAACCTGACCGGCATGAAGGGTTCGGTGTCCAAGGTATCGTCGGGCGATCCCACGCCGGCCGACCTGGTGCTGGACGGCCGCATCGACGACGACGCGCCGGTCAATATCAGCGGCAAGCTCAATCCGCTTGGCGAGCAGCTGTTCCTGGATATTGCCGCCAAGGCCTCGGGCGTCGAGCTGACGCGGCTCACGCCCTATGCCGCCAAGTACGCGGGCTACCCCATCACCAAGGGCAAGCTGACCGTCGACGTGGCCTACAAGATCGAGAACGGCAAGCTCGATGCGCGCAACCACCTGTTCCTGGACCAGCTGACCTTCGGCGATCGTGTCGACAGCCCGGATGCGACCAAGCTCCCGGTGCTGCTGGCGGTGTCGCTGCTCAAGGACCGCAACGGCGTGATCGACGTGAACCTGCCGGTGTCGGGCTCGCTGTCGGATCCGGAGTTCAGCATCGGCGGCGTGATCGTGCGCGTGATCGTCAACCTGCTGACCAAGGCGATCACGTCGCCGTTCTCGCTGATCGCCTCGGCCTTCGGCGGCAGCGGCGAGGAATTGGGCTATGTCGAGTTCGCGCCGGGCACCGCCACGCTGACTCCGGCGGCGAAGGACAAGATTGCCAAGCTGGGACAGGCGCTCAATGACCGGCCCTCGCTGCGGCTGGAAATCAGCGGCCGTATCGATCCCGCCACCGATGAGGCCGGCGCGCGCCGCGCGTGGCTGGATGCGCGCGTGGCCGAGCAAAAACGGCGCGAGCAGCGCGACAACGCGCAGGCGGGTGGCCAGGCCGGTGACGACGAGGCCGTCGAGCAGGGCGCCAACGTCAAGGTATCGAAGGCCGAGTACCCGAAATACCTGGAGCAGGTCTACAAGCGCACCTCGATGAAGAAGCCGCGCAACTTCGTCGGCTTTGCCAAGACGCTGCCGCCCGAGGAAATGGAAAAGCTGCTGATGGCCAACGCCACCGTCACCGACGCAGACCTGAAACGCCTGGCCGAACAGCGCGCGCTGGTGGTCAAGCAGGCACTGGAACGCGAAGGCAAGGTGCCGGAGAGCCGGCTGTTCCTGACCGCGCCCAGGCTCAGCGCCGAAGGCATCAAGGACAAGGGCACGCCCAACCGGGTGGATTTTTCCATCCGCGGCTGA
- a CDS encoding rubredoxin yields the protein MQQEPMEAAVAYKTWVCVICGWVYDEEQGWPEDGIAPGTRWEDIPDDWRCPECDVGKGEFAMIEL from the coding sequence TTGCAGCAGGAGCCAATGGAAGCCGCCGTCGCCTACAAGACGTGGGTGTGCGTGATCTGCGGCTGGGTGTACGACGAAGAACAGGGCTGGCCGGAAGACGGCATCGCCCCCGGCACGCGCTGGGAGGATATCCCCGATGACTGGCGCTGCCCGGAATGCGACGTCGGCAAGGGCGAATTCGCGATGATCGAGCTGTAA
- a CDS encoding MFS transporter — protein MSTTSSTAAGVGTPRAGARALTGQDYKTLSLAALGGALEFYDFIIFVFFATVIGQLFFPPSVPDWLRQLQTFGIFAAGYLARPLGGIIMAHFGDLLGRKKMFTLSILLMSVPTLLMGLMPTYQSIGLAAPVLLLVLRILQGAAVGGEVPGAWVFVSEHVPARHVGYACGTLTAGLTAGILLGSLVATGINTVFTPAELADYGWRVPFLIGGVFGIASMYLRRWLHETPVFAELQQRKALAAEMPLKSVMRDHGGSVAVSMLLTWMLSAGIVVVILMTPTFLQKLYGFDARTALVANSVATLCLTVGCIVSGALADRIGARRTLFFGGLLLAACAYAFYTTIFTRPDLLLPLYALAGFLVGTIGAVPFVLVNAFPAQVRFSGLSFSYNVSYAIFGGLTPMVVTLMLKNDPLAPAHYVVALCVLGMATALFVKDRSRE, from the coding sequence ATGTCTACCACCAGCAGTACCGCCGCGGGTGTCGGCACACCGCGCGCCGGCGCGCGTGCGCTCACCGGCCAGGATTACAAGACCCTTTCCCTTGCCGCCCTGGGCGGCGCGCTCGAATTCTACGACTTCATCATCTTCGTGTTCTTCGCGACGGTGATCGGCCAGCTGTTCTTCCCGCCGTCGGTGCCCGACTGGCTGCGCCAGCTGCAGACCTTCGGCATCTTCGCGGCGGGCTACCTGGCGCGGCCTCTGGGCGGCATCATCATGGCGCACTTCGGCGACCTGCTCGGCCGCAAGAAGATGTTCACGCTGTCGATCCTGCTGATGTCCGTGCCCACGCTGCTGATGGGCCTGATGCCGACCTACCAGTCGATCGGGCTGGCGGCACCGGTGCTGCTGCTGGTGCTGCGCATCCTGCAAGGCGCCGCCGTCGGCGGCGAAGTGCCGGGCGCCTGGGTCTTCGTCTCCGAACACGTGCCGGCGCGCCATGTCGGCTACGCCTGCGGCACGCTGACCGCGGGACTGACCGCCGGCATCCTGCTCGGCTCGCTGGTCGCCACCGGCATCAACACCGTCTTCACGCCCGCCGAGCTGGCCGATTACGGCTGGCGCGTGCCTTTCCTGATCGGCGGCGTGTTCGGCATTGCCTCGATGTACCTGCGCCGCTGGCTGCATGAGACCCCGGTCTTCGCCGAATTGCAGCAGCGCAAGGCGCTGGCGGCGGAGATGCCGCTGAAGTCGGTGATGCGCGACCACGGCGGCAGCGTCGCGGTCTCGATGCTGCTGACCTGGATGCTGTCGGCCGGCATCGTGGTGGTGATCCTGATGACCCCGACTTTCCTGCAGAAGCTGTATGGCTTCGACGCACGCACCGCGCTGGTCGCCAACAGCGTGGCCACGCTGTGCCTGACCGTTGGCTGCATCGTCTCGGGTGCGCTGGCCGACCGCATCGGCGCGCGCCGCACGCTGTTTTTCGGCGGCCTGCTGCTGGCGGCCTGCGCCTACGCGTTCTACACCACCATCTTCACCCGTCCCGACCTGCTGCTGCCGCTCTATGCGCTGGCCGGCTTCCTGGTCGGCACCATCGGCGCGGTGCCGTTCGTGCTGGTCAACGCGTTCCCGGCGCAGGTGCGTTTCTCCGGGCTGTCTTTCTCCTACAACGTGTCCTATGCCATCTTCGGCGGCCTGACGCCGATGGTGGTGACGCTGATGCTGAAGAACGACCCGCTGGCGCCGGCGCATTATGTGGTGGCGCTGTGCGTGTTGGGGATGGCGACGGCGCTGTTCGTCAAGGATCGGTCGCGGGAGTGA
- a CDS encoding heme-copper oxidase subunit III family protein, protein MSTQLSSPSATPGVAPAPPAPPVGGLRGMLADWSSDQQAFKVSWGKAMMWIFLLSDTFVFSCFLTGYMTVRMSTTVPWPNPSEVFALHVGGADIPLLLIAIMTFVLITSSGTMAMAVNFAYRRARRECATLMFVTAAFGVLFVGMQAFEWTKLIVDEGVRPWSNPMGAAQFGSTFFMITGFHGLHVSCGVIYLLVVATRVLRGRYEATGNYQIVEIAGLYWHFVDLVWVFIFALFYLW, encoded by the coding sequence ATGTCGACGCAACTGTCTTCACCCTCGGCAACCCCCGGCGTGGCGCCCGCGCCGCCCGCGCCACCGGTCGGCGGCCTGCGCGGCATGCTGGCCGACTGGTCGTCGGACCAGCAGGCGTTCAAGGTGTCGTGGGGCAAGGCGATGATGTGGATCTTCCTGCTGTCCGACACCTTCGTCTTCAGCTGCTTTCTGACCGGCTACATGACCGTGCGCATGTCGACAACGGTGCCGTGGCCCAACCCGAGCGAGGTGTTCGCGCTGCATGTGGGCGGCGCCGACATTCCGCTGCTGCTGATCGCGATCATGACCTTCGTGCTGATTACCAGCAGCGGCACCATGGCGATGGCGGTCAACTTTGCCTACCGGCGCGCGCGCCGCGAATGCGCGACGCTGATGTTCGTCACGGCCGCGTTTGGCGTGCTGTTCGTCGGCATGCAGGCCTTCGAATGGACCAAGCTGATCGTGGACGAGGGCGTGCGGCCCTGGAGCAATCCGATGGGGGCGGCGCAGTTCGGATCGACTTTCTTCATGATCACGGGTTTCCACGGCCTGCACGTGTCGTGCGGCGTGATCTACCTGCTGGTGGTGGCCACGCGCGTGCTGCGCGGGCGCTACGAAGCGACCGGCAACTACCAGATCGTCGAGATCGCCGGCCTGTACTGGCACTTCGTCGACCTGGTCTGGGTCTTCATCTTTGCGCTGTTCTATCTCTGGTGA
- the ctaD gene encoding cytochrome c oxidase subunit I, whose protein sequence is MAYADDAAHHAPQSFWTRYVWSQDHKVIAVQYTIVAIVVGLVGVALSNLMRMQLGFPGRFEFIDANRYYQFVTMHGMIMVIYLLTALFLGGFGNYLIPLMVGARDMVFPFLNMLSFWVYLLSVIVLLASFFVPGGPTGAGWTLYPPQAILPGTPGHDWGIILMLVSLAIFIVAATMGGLNYVTTVLQARTEGMTLLRMPLSVWGIFMATILALLAFPALFVSAVMMLLDKTMGTSFFMPAMVSMGQQLTYKGGSPLLFQHLFWFFGHPEVYIVALPAFGIVSDLVSVHSRKSIFGYRTMVWAILAIGVLSVVVWAHHMFVSGMNPYFGFFFATTTLIIAIPTAIKVYNWVITLWRGDIHFTVPMLFAIAFISTFVIGGLTGLFLGNVSVDIPLSNTYFVVAHFHMVMGVSPILVVFGGLYHWYPKVTGRMLDDSMGRIHFWVTFVGTYAIFFPMHYLGVLGMPRRYYAWENYAFIPESAHVMNMYISVAAFVVATAQLLFVFNLFWSLRHGRKADGNPWRAASLEWQTPQTPPAHGNWGPHLPVVYRWAYAYSVPGAREDFIAQNAPPEEGGAEPEPHASRGAVA, encoded by the coding sequence ATGGCCTACGCCGATGACGCCGCCCATCACGCGCCGCAGAGCTTCTGGACGCGCTATGTCTGGAGCCAGGACCACAAGGTCATCGCCGTGCAGTACACCATCGTGGCGATCGTGGTGGGCCTGGTGGGCGTCGCGCTGTCCAACCTGATGCGCATGCAGCTGGGATTCCCCGGCCGCTTCGAGTTCATCGACGCCAACCGCTACTACCAGTTCGTCACCATGCACGGCATGATCATGGTGATCTACCTGCTGACCGCGCTGTTCCTGGGCGGCTTTGGCAACTACCTGATCCCGCTGATGGTGGGGGCGCGCGACATGGTGTTCCCCTTCCTCAACATGCTCAGCTTCTGGGTCTACCTGCTGTCGGTGATCGTGCTGCTGGCCAGCTTCTTCGTGCCGGGCGGGCCCACCGGCGCGGGCTGGACGCTGTATCCGCCGCAGGCGATCCTGCCCGGCACGCCGGGGCATGACTGGGGCATCATCCTGATGCTGGTGTCGCTGGCGATCTTCATCGTCGCGGCGACGATGGGCGGCCTCAACTACGTCACCACCGTGCTGCAGGCGCGCACCGAAGGCATGACGCTGCTGCGCATGCCGCTGTCGGTATGGGGCATCTTCATGGCAACCATCCTGGCGCTGCTGGCGTTTCCGGCGTTGTTCGTGTCCGCGGTGATGATGCTGCTGGACAAGACCATGGGGACCAGCTTCTTCATGCCGGCGATGGTGTCGATGGGACAGCAGTTGACCTACAAGGGCGGCAGCCCGCTGCTGTTCCAGCACCTGTTCTGGTTCTTCGGCCACCCCGAGGTCTATATCGTCGCGCTGCCGGCATTCGGCATCGTCTCGGACCTGGTCAGCGTGCATTCGCGCAAGAGCATCTTTGGCTACCGCACCATGGTCTGGGCGATCCTGGCGATCGGCGTGCTGTCGGTGGTGGTGTGGGCGCACCACATGTTTGTCAGCGGCATGAACCCGTACTTTGGATTCTTCTTCGCCACCACCACGCTGATCATCGCCATCCCGACCGCGATCAAGGTCTACAACTGGGTCATCACGCTCTGGCGCGGCGATATCCACTTCACCGTGCCGATGCTGTTCGCCATCGCCTTCATCAGCACCTTCGTCATCGGCGGGCTGACCGGGCTGTTCCTGGGCAACGTCAGCGTCGATATCCCGCTGTCGAATACCTATTTCGTGGTGGCGCACTTCCACATGGTGATGGGCGTGTCGCCGATCCTGGTGGTGTTCGGCGGCCTCTACCACTGGTATCCCAAGGTCACCGGGCGGATGCTGGACGACAGCATGGGCCGCATTCATTTCTGGGTGACCTTCGTCGGCACCTATGCCATCTTCTTCCCGATGCACTACCTGGGCGTGCTGGGCATGCCGCGGCGCTACTACGCCTGGGAGAACTACGCGTTTATCCCGGAATCGGCGCATGTGATGAACATGTATATCTCGGTGGCAGCGTTCGTCGTCGCCACGGCGCAGCTGCTCTTTGTCTTCAACCTGTTCTGGAGCCTGCGGCACGGCCGCAAGGCCGACGGCAACCCGTGGCGTGCGGCGTCGCTGGAATGGCAGACACCGCAGACGCCGCCGGCGCACGGCAACTGGGGCCCGCACCTGCCGGTGGTGTACCGCTGGGCCTACGCCTACAGCGTGCCGGGAGCGCGCGAGGACTTTATCGCGCAGAACGCGCCGCCAGAAGAGGGCGGCGCGGAGCCTGAACCGCATGCCAGCCGCGGAGCCGTAGCATGA
- a CDS encoding cytochrome C oxidase subunit IV family protein produces the protein MASNPATPAATPAAPATPAHATGGDAAHHGQEHPIGLYLKIWLLLFVLSTLSYLVDYFHVTGYLRWTLILLFMGLKAGLIVAVFMHMAWERMALICAILIPPLCLLVLVWLMAEEANHTFLTRGIFFR, from the coding sequence ATGGCATCGAATCCGGCAACACCCGCGGCAACCCCCGCGGCGCCAGCAACGCCCGCGCACGCCACCGGCGGCGACGCCGCGCACCACGGGCAGGAGCACCCGATCGGGTTGTACCTGAAAATCTGGCTGCTGCTGTTCGTGCTGTCGACGCTGTCGTACCTGGTCGACTATTTCCACGTCACCGGCTACCTGCGCTGGACCCTGATCCTGCTGTTCATGGGGCTGAAGGCAGGGCTGATCGTGGCGGTGTTCATGCACATGGCATGGGAACGCATGGCGCTGATCTGCGCCATCCTGATCCCGCCGCTGTGCCTGCTGGTGCTGGTCTGGCTGATGGCGGAAGAAGCGAATCATACGTTCCTGACGCGCGGCATCTTCTTCCGCTGA